In Runella sp. SP2, the genomic window TGCTCAGAAGGTAACACACAAAAAAAACGCCCCATCACACAAGCTAAACAAAGAAATACAAGTGCTAGTGTTTTTTGGGGCTATTTTGTGTTTGTAACAAAAATAACTTACCCAAAAAGGTTGTCAACCAAATCGTCATTCTCACTTTGAGTACCTTCGTTAAAATAAGTCTGCGTAATGCTTATCGAACTGTGGTCAAGTGCAGCTGAGATAACAGTTACGTTGCCGCCAGTTTTTATTCTAGCATACTCAGCAAAGCTATGCCTTGCGGTATGCGTTGTTAGCTTGGCGGCATTGATCAAAGGCGCTATTTCTTTCAACTCATTATTAATTACAGAAGTAGCTGCTTCGATTTTTTTACGCCAAACATCTTTATCGAGCTTTTTCTGCTGGTACTTTTTTAAGAATGGAAAAATATATTCGCTATTACTCAAAAATGGCTTTCTATATTTTTCGACAATGGCCAGGGCTTGAGTTGACATCTTCTTTGATCTTGATTTTTGTGTTTTGGATGCAGTGTATTCAAGTCGCCCATTGACAATATTAGACCAACAAAGTTGCAGTACATCCGTCACTCTCATGCCTTGCATAAAAAATGAAAAAAGGAAGAAATTACGAGCATGATCTTTGTTCGTCCCCTCTTGTAAGTCCAGTTTTTCAAGTTGATGAATTTGATTTAGGGTAAGCCTTGTCCGAATGGTTTTAGATTTCTTGGCAGAATGTTTTGACCAAGGTGATAGCTTCTCTGGCTCATAAACCTCTGATTTTATTGCATCATTGTAGGTTGCTTTGAGGATTTTGAGGTTATTGTGTATTGTATTGACAGCGTTTCCAAGACTCTTTAAATAGCGTTCGTACTCCTTTATCCAGTCATAGGTTATTTCTTCAAAAAGTAAATCATTTCCCTTCAAAAAGACCTCAAGTTTGTTAATGATGGCAATCGCAGTTCGTTTAGTGCTTGGGTTGTCTATTTTATTCGACCGTAGTTTTGCGTATTCTAGGAAACTATCACCAATAATCTCCTTCTTTAGCTGTTTTTTTAGGGTGGAAGCACTCACTTTTTTTCCACCTACCTGACTCTTCAAGTAGGTCTTTTCAACTTCAAGGATTTTGGCTTTGGTTGCAGCATTAATTAAGAGGTGTTGTGGATGGGTCTTTCTTACCTCTTTCTTCTCTTCGTTCCAGTGTCGTTTTTCGATAGAGTGTCCAATGGAAACTCTATACATTTTTCGAGCTTGCGTGATTCGTAGTTGAATATTCTGGGTGCCGTCTTTTTTGACACGGTTATCAAGCTCAACATGAAAAGATATTTTGCTCATTTACTGAAACATTTACTGAAACAAAGTACAAATATGAGCAAATGTAGCAAAACAAAAAACCGCTCATACGTACGTACAAGCGGCTTTTTGTTTGGTTTGACTTGGTTAGTCTTGTCTTTTGTGATCCCGCTGGGATTCACACCTAAGAACACAAAGCCCTCTATTTGACTGCGTTAAGCGCTTAACTTAACTGTGTGCCACCGACGTATCGCCCGCAAAGGCGAAAAAATTAGGCTAGTTGGCCTAAAGTTTCCAAAAACACCCCTACAATAGCAGGATGCTTAACTACGCCAGTCCCGGTAGCACACTCAAGCTTTCCCAATTGACTCTTCAGAAGCTCCAGCATGAATCTCTGCTCATTGATGACATTGTTCTTCTGTTCTATCAATTGCTCGTATTTATTTGAGAAAAACTGCTCAACTTTTTCAATAATATCAACTTGCCCAGATGACTTTTCAGTTGATATTCTGATTGACCCTTGGCCGCGCATTAACCATGCAGGATTAATTTCTGGATAGGTTGAAAAAATGGCATCAAGAACATCAAAGCTGGGCTTACTTTTTCCATCTACGATATAGTTGATAGTGCTTGAATTCTTTCCAATAGAAATTGCAAAAGAGTTGTTGGTCATTTTAAGTTCTTTTATAAGAATCTTAAATCGGTCTGCGATTGTTGTTTCCATTTTTAGTAGATTTACTTTACTTTTAATTTATTCTCAAAATAGGGTATTCAAATAGTTAACTATGCCTGCGGTCTTAAACCTCAATAACAAAAGTGCTTGGGCCTTTTTTTATTATAATTCTGGTATCACCTTGCACCTCTTTCCCCACCAATGGGGCTTTCGATGTCGTTATACTACCCAAGTAGGGGTTGCTAACCGTCGCAAGTTTTCCTATCGACAATTTTTACTGCAACTTTGGGTACTTAAAGTAGAACTCTTCTGGGATTGGCAATACAACAACGAGGTATTGCCCCGCCCAAATCATAACCCTAATCTTGGGTTTTCGAGGGAGCAGGTCTCCCAAAGTTCCTCCAGTGAACAATAGACTCATCGCCAGCATAATGCTCTTCCTCGTCAGAAAAGTAATACTGTAAGCCTGTTTTGGGCTCAAAGTGTGTTTTGGTAACAGTTACTTTTTCAATAAAATCAAAATAAAATTTATAATACACATCATTGAATGGGATATAGCCCCATACAAAACCATATTGCAAAAAATCGCGTCCCTCCAAATAAGGCTCCATCTCTATATCAAAGTCGTAGCCTTTTTTTCTGATTTTTAAAATAAGGCGTTTATTGATGGCCTTGATTACGTTATCTTCAATCTGTTCAAAGTCCATGTTTACAGTATTTTAAATGTGTTTAAATTGATTGTCAAATAGTTAAGAAATTACAAGGAGACCTTACCAGTCCTTTTTCTCCGTTTTTTTCATACCAGTTTTCAGTGAGTCAATGATGAGCTTTATTTGCTCATCAAGCTTTATCAAAAACCTTTTTTCTACATTTTTTTGGCTACCGTTTACCCATTTCTCAAGTGGTACGCTGACGTCTCTAGGAGGGGTATTTTGTGTTATAACTACCTGATAATTGAGTTGTATATTAGAAATCTTGTATCTATACCTTCCATCTTTAAACTGAACACTTATTGTGTGCTGAACATCTACAGGGTATGAATTCATGAATCCTCCTTGCATAATTGTTTTAAAAAATCCTTTACCAATAATTTCGTCATCTTCATCTAAACTTATGACGTCCTTTGAGGATTTATACGAGTCTATAAACCATATTTTTGCCTTCTTACGTAAATTTACTTGTGATGAACTATCTACTAAGACTACTTCTTCGTAAACCACCTTTTCTTCTGAAACAGGCATAATTCCATAGTACTTATCTTGAGCGAGTGAATGAACAATTCCCCCCAAATTAACCACTAACCAGCAGGTGAATAATTTGATTTTATTCGTAATTAAGATGGTGTTTTTCATTTTTTAAAATATTGATATTCAGTTATTTGTAAAAATAAATTCTGAAATAAATCAAAATAATTGCCAAAATATTAGGAATTATTGCGATAACTATCATATATTTGAATCTCAAACCAAGATTACTTTGGTAACAAATTAACAACATTTTGGCAGTAGAGGCAAAAAATACTATAAAAAATTAGTAAACGGTCAAACCTATGAGTATCGAAGAAATTAGAGGTAAGTACAATTGCAATGTAATTACCAAGCTGTCTAAGGGAGAGCTAAAGAAGTTGTTTAACATCGAATTTGGCTATAAAAGTGACACCCGTTTTACCCTAATAATGGCAGGAGACGTCATTCCATCGCCTATCGAGACCCAGTGGTTGTCACAGAACGTGGAATATTATTACCAACATCACGCCCCCTATCAAACACAATCATGATAACGCTACTGGACTGCATTATCACTGTCGGCTTTTCAGCGATGCTGATTTTCGCCTGCTGGATAGTATGGGATGTAACCCGTGACCTCAAAACACTAAAGAAATCATGACAGCTTGGTTCAAACAATCTGACACAAACTATGCTTTTGTGGGCTTGTCGGAGGAAGCGCGGCTCGATGGCGTCCCCAAGTTGCTGGAAGTTCCTATTGGCCACGTCGAACTAAACCCCAACACCAATCAGTGGGATGCTTATCTCAATAACATATTTTTGGTGAGCTTTCCCCAGCTCCTCAATTCATTTTTGGCCGTTGAAGAATGTTTCCAAAACCAGCCGCTATGACCTCTTTACCTTTAAGTGTAGCTCACTCAAGACACCTTCAAAAAGCAAATGAGCTTTTGGAGGGTATTCTCAGCAATCCAAACGAGCATCAAAACCGTGTGGACATGAGACGTATAATGGACGCGTTATCGCATACAGGTATAAGCTTAGGGCATTTCCTTGGTGCTTTTCAGCAACGAGAGTCGTTAGCTCAAGGCACGGTAAGTGCCGAAACATCGCTAGCCACTCCCGTTCAAACGACCAAGCACCAGTGCCCAATTTGTGAAAAAAGTTTTCAAACCTCAAGTGCATTGAGTGGGCATGGCCCCGCTCGATGTGCCATAAAACATGGAAAGGAGCTGCCGTCATGACAAGCCTGTTTGATTTCATCCTTTGGCTTATTTTCTGCGCAGTGAGTATGCCGTTTTTATTAAGAGTCGAATCTAAAAGAAACCTTGACTAGCCATGCCAAATTGGAGCCTTGTCAAAATTAAATATACCCAGGAACAAGAAAATGGGTCATTTAAAGTAATAACCGAAACTTACCTGATTGACTGTGTCAGCTTCACGGATGCCGAAGCTAGGGCATTTAAGGTGCTGAGTGAGGTTTTGAAAGAGTTCACGGTGGTAAGCATCACCAAGATGAAGCTCTCAGACGTGTTTCACTTCGAGGATGAAAGTGGGGAGAAGTGGTACAAAGTGAAGACATTCTACGTGTCGATTGACGACAGCAGGGGAGCGGTCAAAGAAAAGAAAATTATCAGCTACATGCTTGTCAACGCCGACAGTATCAAACAGGCCATCGAGCGGATTGAAAAAAGCCTAGCCACAATGCTGATTCCCTACGAAATTACAGATGTTATTCTCACTCCAATTTTAGAGGTATATCCCTACGTGAGTGAGGAACAAG contains:
- a CDS encoding site-specific integrase, with amino-acid sequence MSKISFHVELDNRVKKDGTQNIQLRITQARKMYRVSIGHSIEKRHWNEEKKEVRKTHPQHLLINAATKAKILEVEKTYLKSQVGGKKVSASTLKKQLKKEIIGDSFLEYAKLRSNKIDNPSTKRTAIAIINKLEVFLKGNDLLFEEITYDWIKEYERYLKSLGNAVNTIHNNLKILKATYNDAIKSEVYEPEKLSPWSKHSAKKSKTIRTRLTLNQIHQLEKLDLQEGTNKDHARNFFLFSFFMQGMRVTDVLQLCWSNIVNGRLEYTASKTQKSRSKKMSTQALAIVEKYRKPFLSNSEYIFPFLKKYQQKKLDKDVWRKKIEAATSVINNELKEIAPLINAAKLTTHTARHSFAEYARIKTGGNVTVISAALDHSSISITQTYFNEGTQSENDDLVDNLFG
- a CDS encoding helix-turn-helix domain-containing protein; translation: METTIADRFKILIKELKMTNNSFAISIGKNSSTINYIVDGKSKPSFDVLDAIFSTYPEINPAWLMRGQGSIRISTEKSSGQVDIIEKVEQFFSNKYEQLIEQKNNVINEQRFMLELLKSQLGKLECATGTGVVKHPAIVGVFLETLGQLA
- a CDS encoding DUF4468 domain-containing protein, which gives rise to MKNTILITNKIKLFTCWLVVNLGGIVHSLAQDKYYGIMPVSEEKVVYEEVVLVDSSSQVNLRKKAKIWFIDSYKSSKDVISLDEDDEIIGKGFFKTIMQGGFMNSYPVDVQHTISVQFKDGRYRYKISNIQLNYQVVITQNTPPRDVSVPLEKWVNGSQKNVEKRFLIKLDEQIKLIIDSLKTGMKKTEKKDW
- a CDS encoding DUF4494 domain-containing protein codes for the protein MPNWSLVKIKYTQEQENGSFKVITETYLIDCVSFTDAEARAFKVLSEVLKEFTVVSITKMKLSDVFHFEDESGEKWYKVKTFYVSIDDSRGAVKEKKIISYMLVNADSIKQAIERIEKSLATMLIPYEITDVILTPILEVYPYVSEEQEE